In one Rutidosis leptorrhynchoides isolate AG116_Rl617_1_P2 chromosome 8, CSIRO_AGI_Rlap_v1, whole genome shotgun sequence genomic region, the following are encoded:
- the LOC139862247 gene encoding protein indeterminate-domain 14-like, protein MHRRRHKVPWKLLKRDSPEVKKRVFVCPEPSCLHHDPCHALGDLVGIKKHFRRKHSNDKQWVCEKCSKGYAVQSDYKAHLKTCGTRGHSCDCGRVFSRVESFIEHQDACTIQRAHPDLPVFQQACSSRTASSTSPSSDTNLSNIPSLQQLPQIQPQEDKHLQNNLELRLLPSSSLYEQNNDNQTNLKLSIGNGIDFQIEEKMKMAMAEKEFAEEARKQAKRQIEASEFEFANAKRIRKQAQAELQRAKVLREQATNKISCTILEITCNSCKQRFQATACNNGALTTADEMSSAVTEGDGD, encoded by the exons ATGCATCGAAGACGGCATAAAGTGCCATGGAAGCTGTTAAAACGAGATTCACCCGAGGTGAAAAAACGGGTATTTGTGTGCCCGGAACCGAGTTGTTTGCACCATGATCCATGTCATGCTCTTGGGGACCTTGTGGGGATCAAAAAACACTTTAGAAGGAAACATAGTAATGATAAACAATGGGTTTGTGAAAAGTGTTCAAAGGGTTATGCTGTTCAATCTGATTATAAAGCTCATCTTAAAACTTGTGGCACTAGAGGTCATTCTTGTGATTGTGGTCGAGTTTTTTCAAG AGTCGAGAGTTTTATCGAGCATCAAGACGCTTGTACGATTCAACGTGCCCACCCCGACCTACCCGTTTTCCAACAGGCTTGTTCGTCTCGAACAGCATCAAGTACAAGCCCATCAAGCGACACGAATCTAAGTAACATTCCATCATTACAACAATTACCACAAATCCAACCTCAAGAAGACAAACATCTACAAAACAATTTGGAGCTTAGActtttaccatcatcatcattatatgaaCAGAACAATGATAATCAAACGAATTTGAAGTTATCTATTGGAAATGGAATCGACTTTCAAATAGAAGAAAAGATGAAAATGGCAATGGCTGAAAAGGAATTTGCGGAAGAAGCTAGAAAACAAGCGAAAAGGCAAATAGAGGCCTCGGAATTTGAGTTTGCAAACGCGAAAAGGATTAGGAAACAAGCTCAAGCCGAATTGCAACGGGCTAAAGTTTTAAGAGAACAAGCTACAAACAAAATAAGTTGCACCATTTTAGAGATCACGTGTAATTCATGTAAGCAACGGTTCCAAGCTACGGCTTGTAATAACGGCGCCCTCACTACAGCCGATGAGATGTCATCGGCTGTAACCGAAGGCGATGGAGATTAA